A genomic stretch from Hemibagrus wyckioides isolate EC202008001 linkage group LG20, SWU_Hwy_1.0, whole genome shotgun sequence includes:
- the esyt2a gene encoding extended synaptotagmin-2 isoform X2, with the protein MTTTVNGSDPKWTGTAPRAQAPDPNPSPSRTQLDPLADLEPSSEPQTAVSDAKNSGLKFAKSFLLVLPVYVLGYLGFSFSWILISLAVLFWVRRNQGTRFSGVNKALAFFEHEEKAVKQSLPTSELPPWVHFPDVERVEWLNKTVHQMWPYICQFVDKLFRETIEPSVKGANAHLSSFCFSKIDMGDKALRVNGVKVYTENVDKRQIIMDLQISFVGNTEIDVEIKKYYCRAGITSIQLHGVLRVIMEPLLGDMPLIGALSVFFLKKPMLDINWTGLTNMLDIPGLNGLCDGVIEDIICSNLVLPQRITIPLVGETQLARLRFPMPKGVLRVHFLEAQDLLAKDRYLGGLIKGKSDPYGVIKIGNQLFQSKVIKDCLNPKWNEVYEALVYDNSGQFLEIELFDEDPDEDDFLGRISVDLNELEKEQKVDEWLVLDEVASGKLHLKLEWLSPLATPEKLDQVLSSIRADKGQANDGLSSALLLVHLDSAKNLPSAKKVTSDPSPLVQFKVGHTVFESKTRYKTNEPVWEEAFTFLIHNPKSQDLEVEVKDERHECTLGTFSLPLTQLLQADQMTVSQRFPLKSAGPNATLKMKIALRVLSLERLTVSDQPSSVQVRRSSNVIPSASNSKNTPKTSGSGVSSKPSSQVPHVSEHQSVPDLKGLNESVSSTPLEDSPIRLSDAGRSTSNLAISGSQMNLNSKEPTPSIASDISHPYASQELQQRIKDLQNGSTPGHFPLGEIELTIRHSSQRNKLIVVVHRCRNLISFTDSGSDPYVRMYLLPDKRRSGRRKTNMIKKNLNPIYDQTFEFSVSLVELHRRTLDVAVKNGGGLLSKHKGLLGKVMVDLTSEDISKSWTQWYELSEDGLRKPSV; encoded by the exons ATGACTACCACGGTAAACGGATCGGATCCCAAATGGACTGGAACTGCGCCTCGAGCCCAGGCTCCGGACCCAAACCCTTCTCCATCCAGAACCCAACTGGACCCCCTGGCGGACCTGGAGCCGTCCAGCGAGCCTCAGACCGCCGTCTCAGATGCCAAGAACTCTGGACTTAAATTCGCCAAGTCGTTCCTGCTGGTTctccctgtttatgtattgggTTATTTAGGGTTCAGTTTCAGTTGGATCCTGATCTCACTGGCCGTGCTGTTTTGGGTCAGACGGAACCAGGGCACCAGGTTTTCAGGAGTAAACAAAGCACTGGCCTTTTTCGAGCACGAAGAGAAAGCAGTGAAACAGAGTTTACCAACTTCCGAGCTGCCGCCCTGG GTTCATTTTCCTGATGTGGAGAGAGTGGAATGGCTCAATAAG aCAGTTCATCAGATGTGGCCGTATATTTGTCAGTTTGTTGACAAACTCTTCCGTGAGACCATCGAGCCATCCGTCAAAGGAGCCAATGCTCACCTCAGCTCCTTTTGCTTCTCCAAGATTGACATGGGGGACAAG GCCCTGAGAGTGAATGGAGTGAAGGTTTACACTGAGAATGTAGACAAACGACAGATTATCATGGACCTACAAATCAG CTTTGTTGGGAACACCGAGATCGATGTGGAGATTAAGAAATACTACTGCAGAGCAGGCATCACCAGCATTCAG cTTCATGGGGTGTTGAGAGTCATCATGGAGCCGCTGCTGGGAGACATGCCTCTGATTGGAGCACTGTCTGTTTTCTTCCTCAAAAAACCC atgTTGGATATTAACTGGACAGGTCTGACTAACATGCTCGACATCCCCGGACTCAA tggactgtgtgatggtgtgattgaGGACATTATTTGCAGTAACTTGGTTCTTCCCCAGAGAATCACCATTCCACTAGTGGGAGAAACACAACTGGCCCGATTACGCTTCCCAATGCCAAAG GGTGTTTTGCGAGTACATTTTCTAGAAGCCCAGGATCTGTTGGCTAAAGACCGATATCTGGGTGGTCTGATCAAAGGAAAGTCTGATCCATACGGGGTCATTAAGATTGGCAATCAGCTTTTCCAGAGCAAGGTCATCAAGGACTGCTTGAATCCCAAATGGAATGAAGTATATGAG gcACTGGTGTATGATAATTCAGGACAGTTTTTGGAAATTGAGTTGTTTGATGAAGACCCTGATGAAGATGACTTCCTTGGCAG GATTTCAGTTGACCTGAATGAGTTAGAGAAGGAGCAGAAAGTTGATGAg tggcTTGTGCTGGATGAGGTGGCATCAGGAAAACTACACTTAAAGCTAGAGTGGCTCTCACCTCTCGCTACACCAGAGAAACTGGATCAG GTATTGAGCAGTATCAGGGCGGATAAAGGCCAAGCGAATGATGGTCTCTCCTCAGCACTACTGCTTGTACACCTAGATTCAGCCAAGAACCTGCCT TCTGCGAAGAAGGTCACCAGTGATCCCAGTCCCTTGGTCCAGTTTAAAGTTGGACACACAGTTTTCGAGAGTAAG aCACGTTATAAAACCAATGAGCCTGTTTGGGAGGAGGCCTTCACATTCCTAATACATAACCCAAAGAGTCAAGACCTAGAAGTGGAG GTAAAAGACGAGAGACATGAGTGTACGTTGGGGACGTTTTCTCTCCCGTTGACTCAGCTGCTGCAGGCCGATCAGATGACTGTGAGTCAGAGATTCCCACTGAAGAGTGCAGGACCCAATGCTACTCTCAAAATGAAGATTGCTCTAAGG GTTCTTAGTTTGGAAAGGTTGACAGTTTCAGATCAGCCATCATCTGTGCAGGTTCGCAGAAGTTCCAATGTCATTCCGAGTGCATCAAATTCGAAGAACACCCCTAAAACCTCAGGTTCTGGTGTCAGTTCCAAGCCTTCTTCACAGGTCCCACATGTTTCTGAACATCAGTCTGTCCCGGACCTCAAAGGGTTGAATGAGTCCGTCTCTAGCACTCCACTGGAGGACTCACCTATTCGACTCTCAGATGCAGGCAGGAGTACATCTAACTTGGCCATTTCAGGCTCCCAGATGAACCTGAACAGCAAAGAGCCAACACCGAGCATCGCCTCTGATATCTCGCACCCATATGCTTCCCAGGAGCTACAGCAGAGAATTAAAGATCTGCAGAA tggttcCACTCCTGGTCATTTTCCCCTGGGAGAGATTGAGCTGACAATAAGACACAGCTCCCAACGGAACAAACTTATAGTAGTGGTACACCGCTGCAG gAATCTGATATCATTCACAGATAGCGGTTCTGACCCTTACGTGCGTATGTATCTGCTCCCGGATAAGCGACGATCTGGACgtagaaaaacaaacatgatcaAGAAAAACCTCAACCCAATCTATGACCAAAC ATTTGAGTTCAGTGTGTCACTGGTGGAGTTACACAGGAGAACGTTGGATGTAGCAGTGAAAAATGGAGGAGGACTTCTGTCTAAACACAAGGGTCTTCTGGGCAAG GTGATGGTGGATTTGACATCAGAGGACATATCAAAGAGCTGGACACAATG GTATGAACTGAGCGAGGATGGACTGAGAAAACCATCTGTTTAA
- the esyt2a gene encoding extended synaptotagmin-2 isoform X1: protein MTTTVNGSDPKWTGTAPRAQAPDPNPSPSRTQLDPLADLEPSSEPQTAVSDAKNSGLKFAKSFLLVLPVYVLGYLGFSFSWILISLAVLFWVRRNQGTRFSGVNKALAFFEHEEKAVKQSLPTSELPPWVHFPDVERVEWLNKTVHQMWPYICQFVDKLFRETIEPSVKGANAHLSSFCFSKIDMGDKALRVNGVKVYTENVDKRQIIMDLQISFVGNTEIDVEIKKYYCRAGITSIQLHGVLRVIMEPLLGDMPLIGALSVFFLKKPMLDINWTGLTNMLDIPGLNGLCDGVIEDIICSNLVLPQRITIPLVGETQLARLRFPMPKGVLRVHFLEAQDLLAKDRYLGGLIKGKSDPYGVIKIGNQLFQSKVIKDCLNPKWNEVYEALVYDNSGQFLEIELFDEDPDEDDFLGRISVDLNELEKEQKVDEWLVLDEVASGKLHLKLEWLSPLATPEKLDQVLSSIRADKGQANDGLSSALLLVHLDSAKNLPSVFEGNLSGGCLKERRSAGFVFCENTATLYRTLFSAKKVTSDPSPLVQFKVGHTVFESKTRYKTNEPVWEEAFTFLIHNPKSQDLEVEVKDERHECTLGTFSLPLTQLLQADQMTVSQRFPLKSAGPNATLKMKIALRVLSLERLTVSDQPSSVQVRRSSNVIPSASNSKNTPKTSGSGVSSKPSSQVPHVSEHQSVPDLKGLNESVSSTPLEDSPIRLSDAGRSTSNLAISGSQMNLNSKEPTPSIASDISHPYASQELQQRIKDLQNGSTPGHFPLGEIELTIRHSSQRNKLIVVVHRCRNLISFTDSGSDPYVRMYLLPDKRRSGRRKTNMIKKNLNPIYDQTFEFSVSLVELHRRTLDVAVKNGGGLLSKHKGLLGKVMVDLTSEDISKSWTQWYELSEDGLRKPSV from the exons ATGACTACCACGGTAAACGGATCGGATCCCAAATGGACTGGAACTGCGCCTCGAGCCCAGGCTCCGGACCCAAACCCTTCTCCATCCAGAACCCAACTGGACCCCCTGGCGGACCTGGAGCCGTCCAGCGAGCCTCAGACCGCCGTCTCAGATGCCAAGAACTCTGGACTTAAATTCGCCAAGTCGTTCCTGCTGGTTctccctgtttatgtattgggTTATTTAGGGTTCAGTTTCAGTTGGATCCTGATCTCACTGGCCGTGCTGTTTTGGGTCAGACGGAACCAGGGCACCAGGTTTTCAGGAGTAAACAAAGCACTGGCCTTTTTCGAGCACGAAGAGAAAGCAGTGAAACAGAGTTTACCAACTTCCGAGCTGCCGCCCTGG GTTCATTTTCCTGATGTGGAGAGAGTGGAATGGCTCAATAAG aCAGTTCATCAGATGTGGCCGTATATTTGTCAGTTTGTTGACAAACTCTTCCGTGAGACCATCGAGCCATCCGTCAAAGGAGCCAATGCTCACCTCAGCTCCTTTTGCTTCTCCAAGATTGACATGGGGGACAAG GCCCTGAGAGTGAATGGAGTGAAGGTTTACACTGAGAATGTAGACAAACGACAGATTATCATGGACCTACAAATCAG CTTTGTTGGGAACACCGAGATCGATGTGGAGATTAAGAAATACTACTGCAGAGCAGGCATCACCAGCATTCAG cTTCATGGGGTGTTGAGAGTCATCATGGAGCCGCTGCTGGGAGACATGCCTCTGATTGGAGCACTGTCTGTTTTCTTCCTCAAAAAACCC atgTTGGATATTAACTGGACAGGTCTGACTAACATGCTCGACATCCCCGGACTCAA tggactgtgtgatggtgtgattgaGGACATTATTTGCAGTAACTTGGTTCTTCCCCAGAGAATCACCATTCCACTAGTGGGAGAAACACAACTGGCCCGATTACGCTTCCCAATGCCAAAG GGTGTTTTGCGAGTACATTTTCTAGAAGCCCAGGATCTGTTGGCTAAAGACCGATATCTGGGTGGTCTGATCAAAGGAAAGTCTGATCCATACGGGGTCATTAAGATTGGCAATCAGCTTTTCCAGAGCAAGGTCATCAAGGACTGCTTGAATCCCAAATGGAATGAAGTATATGAG gcACTGGTGTATGATAATTCAGGACAGTTTTTGGAAATTGAGTTGTTTGATGAAGACCCTGATGAAGATGACTTCCTTGGCAG GATTTCAGTTGACCTGAATGAGTTAGAGAAGGAGCAGAAAGTTGATGAg tggcTTGTGCTGGATGAGGTGGCATCAGGAAAACTACACTTAAAGCTAGAGTGGCTCTCACCTCTCGCTACACCAGAGAAACTGGATCAG GTATTGAGCAGTATCAGGGCGGATAAAGGCCAAGCGAATGATGGTCTCTCCTCAGCACTACTGCTTGTACACCTAGATTCAGCCAAGAACCTGCCT agtgtgtttgaAGGCAATCTGTCCGGTGGCTGTCTGAAGGAGCGTCGCTCTGCTGGGTTCGTGTTCTGTGAGAACACAGCAACACTATACAGGACTCTGTTT TCTGCGAAGAAGGTCACCAGTGATCCCAGTCCCTTGGTCCAGTTTAAAGTTGGACACACAGTTTTCGAGAGTAAG aCACGTTATAAAACCAATGAGCCTGTTTGGGAGGAGGCCTTCACATTCCTAATACATAACCCAAAGAGTCAAGACCTAGAAGTGGAG GTAAAAGACGAGAGACATGAGTGTACGTTGGGGACGTTTTCTCTCCCGTTGACTCAGCTGCTGCAGGCCGATCAGATGACTGTGAGTCAGAGATTCCCACTGAAGAGTGCAGGACCCAATGCTACTCTCAAAATGAAGATTGCTCTAAGG GTTCTTAGTTTGGAAAGGTTGACAGTTTCAGATCAGCCATCATCTGTGCAGGTTCGCAGAAGTTCCAATGTCATTCCGAGTGCATCAAATTCGAAGAACACCCCTAAAACCTCAGGTTCTGGTGTCAGTTCCAAGCCTTCTTCACAGGTCCCACATGTTTCTGAACATCAGTCTGTCCCGGACCTCAAAGGGTTGAATGAGTCCGTCTCTAGCACTCCACTGGAGGACTCACCTATTCGACTCTCAGATGCAGGCAGGAGTACATCTAACTTGGCCATTTCAGGCTCCCAGATGAACCTGAACAGCAAAGAGCCAACACCGAGCATCGCCTCTGATATCTCGCACCCATATGCTTCCCAGGAGCTACAGCAGAGAATTAAAGATCTGCAGAA tggttcCACTCCTGGTCATTTTCCCCTGGGAGAGATTGAGCTGACAATAAGACACAGCTCCCAACGGAACAAACTTATAGTAGTGGTACACCGCTGCAG gAATCTGATATCATTCACAGATAGCGGTTCTGACCCTTACGTGCGTATGTATCTGCTCCCGGATAAGCGACGATCTGGACgtagaaaaacaaacatgatcaAGAAAAACCTCAACCCAATCTATGACCAAAC ATTTGAGTTCAGTGTGTCACTGGTGGAGTTACACAGGAGAACGTTGGATGTAGCAGTGAAAAATGGAGGAGGACTTCTGTCTAAACACAAGGGTCTTCTGGGCAAG GTGATGGTGGATTTGACATCAGAGGACATATCAAAGAGCTGGACACAATG GTATGAACTGAGCGAGGATGGACTGAGAAAACCATCTGTTTAA